The segment ATGTTCGGCGACGCCGACGCGCTGATCCAGATCGACATGAGCGAGTACATGGAGAAGCACAACGTCAGCCGCTTGATCGGCGCTCCGCCGGGCTACGTCGGCTTCGAGGAGGGCGGGCAGCTCACCGAGAAGATTCGCCGCCGGCCCTACGCCGTGGTGCTCTTGGACGAAATCGAGAAGGCCCACCCCGACGTGTTCAACATGCTCTTGCAAGTGATGGAAGAAGGACGGCTGACCGACAGCTTTGGCCGCAACGTCGACTTCCGCAACACGATCTTGATCATGACGACCAATGCCGGCGCGGAGGCGATCAAGAACGAGTCGGCGTTCGGCTTCCAGAAGCCGGAAGACAACGCCAACTACGAGAGCATGAAAACTCGCGTCAAGGAGCAGATCGAGCGTCACTTCCGGCCCGAGTTCCTCAACCGCTTGGACGACGTGATCGTGTTCCACCACCTGACGGTCAACGACTTGAAGGAGGTGATCGACCTGGAGTTGAGCAAGGTCCGCGGCCGTTTGGCGGAGCGTGGCTTGAAGCTGCTGCTCACCGACGAGGCCAAGAAGTTCCTGATCAAGAAGGGTTCCGACACCGATTTCGGCGCTCGTCCGCTGCGTCGGGCGATCGAGAATTTTGTCGAGGATCCGCTTTCCGAAGAACTGCTCAAGGGCGAGTTCGAAGGCAAAGACACGATCACGGTCGACGTGAAGAAGGTGGGCGAGACGAAGCAGCTCATCTTCGAGGGCTCGGTGGGCGGCGAGTTGGAGACGCCCGTGGGCGCCGTCGCCGGCGACGGTGCCGAGACCGATTCGTAGGGTGGGGCAAGCTCGCTTTGGCGAGCCCGGTCCACCGATAGCGACGTTTATTTCACAGCCGCCGTCCGATTCGTTCGGGCGGCGGCTGTTATTCTGAACGCGGCAGCTTTCTATGAGCATGATTGTTGTCTACGACGACGCGGTACACATTCCCGACGGAATCGGCAATCTGGCTGATTTCCGTCATTGGATGCGCTCCGACGAGTTCCCTGAGGCGGCACGCATCTGCTACCTGAGCGGGCAGGTATGGGTGGATATGAGCAAGGAACAGATCTTCACCCATAACCAGGTCAAGCAGGAATTCAACCTGGTGATCGGCGGTTTGGTGAAGGCGGAGCGACTTGGCCGTTACTTTCCCGATGGACTTTACGTGACGAACGACCTGGCAAATCTGGCTTCTCAGCCAGACGGAACCTTCGTGTCTCGTCAGAGCCTCAAGTCGGGTCGCGTGCGTCTTGTTGAAGGCGAGAAGGAAGGCTATCTCGAGCTGGCTGGTTCGCCCGACATGGTGCTCGAGGTGGTAAGCGCCAGCTCGGTCGAGAAGGACACGGAAACGCTCCGCGATCTTTACTGGCGGGCCGGGATTACGGAGTATTGGCTCGTTGACGCCAGAACCGACCGCCTGGCATTTACGATTCTGCGACACGCAGCCGGCGGATATGCGGCCGCGCGCAAACAAGGTGGTTGGATCAAATCGGGTGTCTTTGACCGCCGGTTTCGCCTGACATGCGGGACGGACGACGCGGGAAACCCGGAGTATGGGTTGTCGATGCGTTGATGCTACCCGGCGCCATCCACTTGAGTGGCCTATCTCGACCAAACATCGCGGATGTCTGTCCGAAACGCTATCGATGGGATTTCAGTCCGATTCCCCAGATTCGAAGGAGGTTGCGGCAGCCTTGATCGAAGTCGCCTTGAAAATCCACCATCTGGAAGATTTCTAGCCAACCAAGCCTGCCAAGATCGCAGGGGCGGTAGCGGACCGGGATGATCTTGTCCTCGAATCGCTTGTCACGAAGAGCAAGAGCGGTTTCGCGTCGCACCCACATCGACTCAATAGCATCAGGCGAGAGCAACACCACAAACCAGTCACATCGCTGAAGAGCCTTAAGGATTTCGTCTTGCCACTGCTGGGCACCCAGCAAGTTCGACGGGCTGTAGAATGTCGGAATGCCGTGCCCGCGCAACAGCGTCGCCAGGCGTTCGGCCATGTCATGATCCGCGCTGGCGTGAGAAAGAAAGACCTCAAGCGGAGGCATTACAGCCGCTCTCAATTTCCGCTCGGACCCGAGCGACGACGGGAACCAGATCGGGCGAATCGCCCTCAAGCCAGATTGGATTCAGACGGAGCAGAATCCACGGAACATCTTTCCCCGCTTCGACCGTCGAGAGTCCAATAAAAACAGGAATCACTCGCCCTCGATAGTTGCCCTGCGTCAATGCGTACTGCACATCCTGGCTCAGCGTCGCGATCTCGCGTGCATTTTTCGTATAGAGCACGACCATCACTTCCGATTGTGCCAAGGCGTTGCCGGTTTCCAAGGCCCAATTGTCGCCGGGAAAGATGGACGAAGGATCCCAAACGTCGATACCCGCCTCGCGGAGTTTCCCAGACAACCGATCGGCCAGATCGCGATCGGAACTGGCGTGACTGATGAACACCTGCATGATAGTTTCCTCGCAAGAGAGGCTGTTTGAGGGCATTATAGACGCGGCGGCTTTGTGGCGAAAGGACGACATCGTGCCGCGGCGAACTCCGTCTTTCCAACATTCGTCGCAACAACCGGCGTTGCAGAATCGGCCAACCCGGCGATTTTCGCGCGGCGCTCGGCTATACTGCACTCGGCCCCCGTCGAGGTAAGGAGCGAATCACCAAACCGATGTCTGCCATCCAATACGGTTCTTGGCTCGGACTGTCCAATCTGGATCGGGTTCGTCCTGCACATCGACCTCGATCCGTTGGAGAAGAACGGTGCGACGGAATAGTGTCATGAACTTCATTCGGCGGCATCGGCGCTTATCAGCCGTTGTTTCGGTCCTTTTGATCGCGCTCGCGATCTTGGCAGCGGCGCCTTTGGTTGGTTGGTCCAAGGCGCTGGCCACCGTCGTCGTGACGGTATGGGTGGCACGCATCTTTCGCGAGCCGGCGTCGACCACATGGCGACAAGCATGGCGCTGGCACAAAACCGTTTTTCACTATCACTCGATGATCGTCGGCCGCCTCGTCATTCGGTACGATCCCGCCTCGATCGACGCCAAAGAGGCGGCCAGGATTGCGCGCAAAGCAGAGTCGTGTCTGACTGAACTAACCGAGTGGTGCGGCTGTCGGTTGCGTGGCCGAGTTCTCATATTCGTTCTCCCCTCCGTTCACGCCCTTCAAGAGATTTTCGGCGCTCGTTACGGCGGTCTCGCCTTCTGCGAGCATCGGACCATCGTCGTGTCCGCGAATTGTGCCATTGAGGGCGGCTGGAGTTCAAGACGATGATTGTCTCCGTTGGCCTCTCTCCCGCCTGGCAGCAAATACTGCGGTTTGAAAGCCTGCGCATCGGCGAAGTCAACCGGGCGGCCGAAGCGCGGTGGTGCTCGTCGGGCAAGGTGTTCAACGTCGGCATCTCTTTGTCGCAGCTCGGAGTTGCTTGCCGGCTCGTCAGCCCGGTCGGCCGCAACGTGCATGACCACGTGGAGGCGGAGTTGCGGGAGCTGGGCGTTGAGTCGAAGCTGATTGTCTGCGATGAACCGACGCGTGTTTGCACGACGCTGATCGATTCGTCCAGCGGCACGGTGACCGAGTTGGTCGAAAATGCCCGGCCACTTGCCGCCAGCGTGCTCGATCGAGTTGCCGAAGAGTATGCGGCCGAGGTGGTCGCGGCCGACGCGGTCGTGATGACCGGCTCGCTGCCGGCAGGCACACCCACGAGCTTCTATCGCGATCTGCTGGAGCGTACCGCGTGCAAGACGGTGCTCGATGTGCGAGGTCCTGAATTGCTGGAGGCGCTTCCGCTCAATCCTTTCGCTGTGAAACCGAACCGCGAAGAGCTCGGCAAGACGCTCGGCCTGCCGCTCGACGACGACGCGGCGCTCGTGGACGCGATGCGCCAACTCAATACGCTCGGCGCCCAGTGGGCGATGATCACCGATGGCAAGCGGCCGGTGTGGGCCAGCTCGGCCGAAGGCGTCTTTCGCTTGCAGCCGTTGGTGATGGATAAAGTCGTCAACCCGATCGGCTGCGGCGATTGTCTGGCGGCGGGCCTGGCCTGGGGCCTGGCCGAGGGTCGCGGGCCGCTCGACAGCCTGAAGCTCGGCATCGCGGCGGCGGCTCAGAACGTCACGCAGCTTTTGCCCGGCCGCATCGATCGCGCGACGGTGCTGGAGTTGAGCCGGAAAGTGGTCGTGGAGCTGGCGGCGTCGTAGCCCGCCTGCTCCGCAAGAGGAATGACCGTTCATCCGCGTTGGGCGTCCCTTCCGGACCATAGCATCAATTGGCGCGCAAACGCTCTTCCGCTTGCGGAGCAAGCGGGCTACCGAGTGCGGGAAACAGGACTTGAACCTGCATGGTATTGCTACCGCCAGCCCCTCAAGCTGGTGCGTCTGCCAATTCCGCCATTCCCGCAGAATAGGGCATTTTGCCTCAATTGAGTCTACGCGATGCCAAAGCTGAGTCAAGACGGACGTTGCTCTTGACCAGAACGCGTAAATCGCCATATTTTCCAGCCTCTGCCCACTCACGGAGGAGTCCTCGGCGGCGCTATGACGGCCATTCACCTCGTTGTGCTCAATTTCAACGGACGGCATTTGCTCGAAGAGTGCCTTCCGTCGGTGGTCCGCGCCGCCGACGATTCACGCCATCCTTGCCGCGTCGCGGTCGTCGATAACAGCTCCACGGATGACTCGCTGGAACTGCTCGGCAGCGAATATCCCGATATCGAGCTGTTCCACTGTGCCAACCACGGACTCTGCTCCTACAACGACGTGCTCGCCAAGCTCGATAGCCCGGTGGTCGTCTTGCTGAATAACGACATCAAGCTGTCGGCTTTGGCCATCGACCCCTTGGTTGAGCCGCTGCTGGCCGAAGGGCCCGGCGCCGGCGGACGGTGTTTTATGGCCGCGCCGCTCTGCCGGCTTTTCGACGGGCAAACCTACGAAGGGCTGCAAAGCGCCCTCCGCTGGCGATGGGGCCTCATTCAGGCCGTCTCCGATTATCTGGGCCACGAGCGTGTGATGCACCGTCCGTGCCTGACGGCGTCAGCGGGCGCGGTGATGGCGGTCGATCGACAGACTTTTCTGGACTTGGGCGGCTTCGACCCGCTCTATTTGCCGGGCCGGTTGGAAGATCTCGACTTCGCTTACCGCGGCTACCTGGCCGGCTATCACGCGAGGTATGTGCCCGAAGCCCTGGCGTATCACAAAGGCGAGGCGACCTTCCGGCAGGAGCTGGGCGCGGCGAGGTCGCAAGCGTTGGCGGTGCGGAACACCCTGCTGTTTCATTGGAAGAACCTGCGGCATCCGTGGCACGTTGCTCGGCATTGGGCATCGTTACCAGTTAGGCTGGCGTGGGATTGGTTGCGAGCGCCGTTTGCTGCCGGCGAGCGGAGGTTCTTGTTTACCAGGGCCGTCTTTCAGGCCGTCGTGCGGCGCTGGCGCCATGGCCCGTCGCAGCGTCCGCCGCGGCGGTCGTGGCGAGCGGAACGGGCGTTCGTGCGGGGTTTCGACTGGCGGAACTTGAAGGCAGAAGTGGTAGGGTGGGACCAGCGAGCTTGCGAGCGCCGGCCCACCGTAAACGACGTCGCTATCGGTGGGCCGGCGCTCGCAAGCTCGCTG is part of the Pirellulales bacterium genome and harbors:
- a CDS encoding toll/interleukin-1 receptor domain-containing protein, which translates into the protein MQVFISHASSDRDLADRLSGKLREAGIDVWDPSSIFPGDNWALETGNALAQSEVMVVLYTKNAREIATLSQDVQYALTQGNYRGRVIPVFIGLSTVEAGKDVPWILLRLNPIWLEGDSPDLVPVVARVRAEIESGCNASA
- a CDS encoding Uma2 family endonuclease, which produces MIVVYDDAVHIPDGIGNLADFRHWMRSDEFPEAARICYLSGQVWVDMSKEQIFTHNQVKQEFNLVIGGLVKAERLGRYFPDGLYVTNDLANLASQPDGTFVSRQSLKSGRVRLVEGEKEGYLELAGSPDMVLEVVSASSVEKDTETLRDLYWRAGITEYWLVDARTDRLAFTILRHAAGGYAAARKQGGWIKSGVFDRRFRLTCGTDDAGNPEYGLSMR
- a CDS encoding glycosyltransferase, encoding MTAIHLVVLNFNGRHLLEECLPSVVRAADDSRHPCRVAVVDNSSTDDSLELLGSEYPDIELFHCANHGLCSYNDVLAKLDSPVVVLLNNDIKLSALAIDPLVEPLLAEGPGAGGRCFMAAPLCRLFDGQTYEGLQSALRWRWGLIQAVSDYLGHERVMHRPCLTASAGAVMAVDRQTFLDLGGFDPLYLPGRLEDLDFAYRGYLAGYHARYVPEALAYHKGEATFRQELGAARSQALAVRNTLLFHWKNLRHPWHVARHWASLPVRLAWDWLRAPFAAGERRFLFTRAVFQAVVRRWRHGPSQRPPRRSWRAERAFVRGFDWRNLKAEVVGWDQRACERRPTVNDVAIGGPALASSL
- a CDS encoding toll/interleukin-1 receptor domain-containing protein, producing the protein MPPLEVFLSHASADHDMAERLATLLRGHGIPTFYSPSNLLGAQQWQDEILKALQRCDWFVVLLSPDAIESMWVRRETALALRDKRFEDKIIPVRYRPCDLGRLGWLEIFQMVDFQGDFDQGCRNLLRIWGIGLKSHR
- a CDS encoding PfkB family carbohydrate kinase, with translation MIVSVGLSPAWQQILRFESLRIGEVNRAAEARWCSSGKVFNVGISLSQLGVACRLVSPVGRNVHDHVEAELRELGVESKLIVCDEPTRVCTTLIDSSSGTVTELVENARPLAASVLDRVAEEYAAEVVAADAVVMTGSLPAGTPTSFYRDLLERTACKTVLDVRGPELLEALPLNPFAVKPNREELGKTLGLPLDDDAALVDAMRQLNTLGAQWAMITDGKRPVWASSAEGVFRLQPLVMDKVVNPIGCGDCLAAGLAWGLAEGRGPLDSLKLGIAAAAQNVTQLLPGRIDRATVLELSRKVVVELAAS